The Candidatus Neomarinimicrobiota bacterium nucleotide sequence CAATATTCCGATAATGCCGATAATTGTGAGAAACCGAATCGTTTTCATTGGACTAAACTCCCTTTGGTTAACTGCAGCGACTCCTGCGTTTCCGGACTCACCAGCGCCGCCACCACGTGCGGTTTGCCTTTAATATATGTGTTGACGTAATTCACGATATCCTGGCGGCTGACCGCCCGGAGGTTCTCGATATAATCCCGGTAATAATCCAGTCCGGTCACAGCCCACCAGAATGATACGGTGTGGGCGTATTCGCTGGCTTTTTCCCGATTGTAAATCGCATCAACCTCCAGCAGGTTTTTCGCCGTTTCCAGCTGCTCATCGGTGAAATAATCCGGGTCAGTAAATTTTTCGATTTCAGCCATTAAGGCTTCCTTGGCCTTCAGCACATTCCCGGGCGCTGAGACTATATTTGCGGTAATCGGACCGGTGTGTTGCAGCGTATAATAGCTGATATCCGCCTGGAGCGCGATGCCGGAGTCTACCATATTCTTCTGGAATTTTGACGTCTGCTGCCCCAGGATGAAGGAAAACACGTCCGCCGCGAAGGTCGACTTCACGTCATCCAGGGCTTTCGGGCCGTGCCAACCGATCATCAGCATGGAGACGTTCACCGGCTGCGTCACGACTGTGTCAACGGCGGACTCGATGGGTGGATGCTCCGGGACGGGATATTCCTCGAACGGATCCGCTGCGCGTTCCCAATCGCCGTACATCTCTTTGGCTATAGCGAAGACGGTCTCCGGTTCCACGTCCCCGGAAACGATGAGCGCCGAGTTATTCGGCACA carries:
- a CDS encoding insulinase family protein — protein: MKPRILLILFALCVAALPAIGAEEAPFETMMLDNGMEIVVIENHTVPLATIEIVVKNGAYTEPPEYDGLSHLYEHMFFKANKGIPSQEAYMDRARELGMVWNGTTSDERVNYFFTLSKDSLRSGMVFMKNAIRYPLFLEEEMAKENHVVDGEFDRNEASPFFQVYRATNQKMWTRFWSRKNTIGDREVILSATPEKMRTIQHRYYVPNNSALIVSGDVEPETVFAIAKEMYGDWERAADPFEEYPVPEHPPIESAVDTVVTQPVNVSMLMIGWHGPKALDDVKSTFAADVFSFILGQQTSKFQKNMVDSGIALQADISYYTLQHTGPITANIVSAPGNVLKAKEALMAEIEKFTDPDYFTDEQLETAKNLLEVDAIYNREKASEYAHTVSFWWAVTGLDYYRDYIENLRAVSRQDIVNYVNTYIKGKPHVVAALVSPETQESLQLTKGSLVQ